In one window of Nicotiana tabacum cultivar K326 chromosome 12, ASM71507v2, whole genome shotgun sequence DNA:
- the LOC107801931 gene encoding subtilisin-like protease SBT1.5, with translation MGRCHSLQAALFLTCSLFLTLIDANIISGNKQSYIIRVQNDMKPSAFSDVEHWYGSTLRSLSSNPLSIQVETTDLEFLHVYKTVFHGFSARLTAEEAQELASRRGVLSVLPDRLRQLHTTRSPHFLGLDSSASAPANLVSESDSGSNVVIGVLDTGIWPERQSFHDKGMGPVPSFWKGECTQGQDFTTANCNKKIIGARYFTAGYEARIGRIMNSSTDIKSARDSDGHGTHTASTAAGRAVEDASLLGFAKGVAVGIAPKARIASYKVCWKRGCMDSDILAAFDKAVDDGVNVISISIGGGAVPYNLDPIAIGSFGAMEKGILVSASAGNEGPRPMTVTNVAPWITTVGASTIDRKFPADIVLGNGKRITGASLYSGDPLPDKQLPLVYGGNVSVGIRNGARHSSSFSAATCMPDSLDKERVHGKIVVCNRGGTPRVAKGEVVNEAGGAGVIVANVAPMGEGLIADAHLIPGLGVTESAGNIIRDYINSNNNPTATIAFYGTQLGVKPAPVVASFSSRGPNAESIFVLKPDVIAPGVNILAAWPDGVAPTELSSDTRRTQFNIESGTSMSCPHVSGLAALLKGAHPDWSPAMIRSALMTTAYTQDQQGKMLLDEKSYNVSTVSDMGAGHVDPEKAVDPGLVYDIIVDDYLNFLCASNYSGRDIRQIARRPWRCMGEHDLKPWNFNYPAISVVIDWTTAPGMRIVQVTRTVTHIGEAPSTYTVLVTNPKGATVTVTPTKLDFRERGQRQSYVVRIKAENLAVTTLSSLVEVGMLNWSDGKHQVVSPLVVVWKQGL, from the coding sequence ATGGGTCGATGCCACTCTCTTCAAGCTGCTCTCTTTCTTACTTGTTCTCTCTTCTTAACACTCATTGATGCTAATATAATCTCTGGAAACAAGCAATCCTACATTATTAGAGTTCAAAATGATATGAAACCATCTGCTTTTTCTGATGTTGAGCACTGGTATGGTTCCACCCTTAGAAGCCTAAGTTCGAATCCTCTTAGCATCCAAGTAGAAACCACTGATCTGGAGTTCCTTCATGTGTACAAAACTGTTTTCCATGGCTTCTCGGCAAGACTCACTGCAGAAGAGGCCCAAGAACTGGCAAGTCGCCGAGGGGTTCTCTCAGTTTTACCTGACCGACTTCGCCAACTTCATACCACTCGCTCACCTCACTTTCTGGGGTTGGATTCATCAGCTTCTGCTCCAGCTAATCTTGTATCCGAGTCTGACTCGGGTTCTAACGTTGTTATCGGTGTACTTGATACCGGTATATGGCCAGAACGACAAAGTTTTCATGACAAAGGCATGGGACCAGTTCCATCATTTTGGAAAGGGGAGTGTACCCAAGGGCAAGATTTTACAACAGCCAATTGCAATAAAAAGATTATTGGAGCTCGATACTTTACAGCAGGCTATGAGGCGAGAATTGGGAGGATTATGAATTCCTCAACCGACATAAAATCCGCTAGAGACAGCGACGGTCATGGAACTCACACGGCCTCCACTGCAGCTGGCAGAGCCGTTGAGGATGCTTCTTTACTAGGATTCGCTAAAGGGGTTGCTGTCGGTATAGCACCCAAGGCTCGAATTGCTTCTTACAAGGTTTGCTGGAAAAGGGGTTGCATGGATTCCGACATCTTAGCAGCATTTGATAAAGCTGTGGATGATGGCGTCAACGTTATTTCAATCTCTATTGGTGGTGGTGCTGTTCCTTACAATCTTGATCCCATAGCGATCGGATCTTTCGGAGCAATGGAGAAAGGTATTCTTGTCTCCGCTTCAGCAGGTAACGAAGGTCCAAGACCAATGACGGTGACGAATGTAGCTCCATGGATTACAACCGTGGGTGCTAGTACTATTGATAGAAAGTTCCCTGCTGATATTGTCCTAGGAAATGGCAAGAGAATCACTGGCGCATCATTGTATAGTGGTGATCCTTTGCCTGACAAACAGTTGCCGTTAGTATATGGTGGGAATGTTTCAGTTGGTATAAGAAATGGTGCTAGGCATTCCAGTAGCTTCTCTGCAGCAACATGCATGCCCGATTCACTAGATAAAGAGCGTGTGCATGGGAAGATTGTGGTCTGCAATCGTGGTGGCACTCCAAGGGTAGCAAAAGGAGAGGTCGTGAATGAAGCCGGCGGTGCTGGAGTCATTGTAGCAAATGTAGCACCCATGGGAGAAGGCCTAATTGCAGATGCACACTTGATTCCTGGACTCGGGGTTACCGAGTCAGCTGGTAACATCATTCGTGATTACATCAActccaacaacaacccaacaGCGACTATCGCTTTCTACGGAACTCAACTTGGGGTAAAACCGGCACCCGTAGTTGCATCTTTCTCCTCTAGAGGACCTAACGCGGAGTCTATTTTCGTTCTCAAGCCTGATGTCATTGCGCCTGGAGTGAATATCTTAGCTGCTTGGCCGGATGGTGTGGCACCGACTGAGCTGTCATCTGACACGCGACGCACTCAGTTTAATATTGAATCGGGAACATCTATGTCTTGTCCGCACGTGTCTGGTTTAGCGGCTTTACTCAAAGGAGCGCACCCGGACTGGTCACCAGCAATGATTCGCTCAGCTCTCATGACAACAGCATACACCCAAGATCAACAAGGCAAGATGTTGCTAGATGAAAAATCCTATAACGTTTCAACGGTTTCGGACATGGGTGCAGGACATGTGGATCCCGAAAAAGCCGTTGATCCTGGATTGGTTTACGACATAATAGTCGATGATTATTTGAACTTTTTATGTGCATCTAATTATAGTGGTAGGGATATTAGACAGATTGCTAGGAGACCATGGAGGTGCATGGGGGAGCATGATCTTAAGCCGTGGAATTTTAATTATCCGGCAATCTCAGTGGTTATTGATTGGACTACAGCGCCAGGTATGCGAATAGTACAAGTGACAAGGACTGTGACACATATTGGTGAGGCTCCATCAACTTACACAGTATTGGTGACAAATCCTAAAGGTGCGACTGTAACTGTAACACCAACCAAATTAGATTTCAGAGAAAGGGGTCAGAGACAAAGTTATGTGGTTCGCATTAAGGCTGAGAATTTGGCGGTGACAACTCTAAGCTCGCTGGTAGAGGTTGGCATGTTGAATTGGTCTGACGGGAAACACCAAGTGGTTTCCCCTCTTGTTGTTGTTTGGAAACAAGGTTTATGA